ATTTGACATTTGTTGTCAGGATCTTAGGTAGACATTCATGTTTTTGCACTTTTCGAGGATCACTATGACTATGTTATTCTATATTGGTTATTTTAATCATTTCGCggctaaataattttaataaaataggGAAAATAcattaattgtttttaaaatatatcaATCATAATTCATAATGAGTTTGTTAGAAATATCTCTTTTTTACTTGAATTGTAGACATGGAATATTTTCTTAGCATATGAGGAAACAAATTTAATTTCAATGTTTGAAGATCGAAATCTTTGGGATTTTCATTattcaaattattatttttgatgTGAGGAAAAGAagtaataagattttaaaatttgaggCATTGACTCAAGTTCGCGTGGGAGCAGGGTGCTTGGAAGCTCCTTTGCGAATCGAATTTGTAATGATTTGGTGCAGGCCATTGCAGATCCAGATAGTGCTCGAGTTCATGTTCACTGCGCCGTAATCACAGAAATTCAGCGCATGTTGAAGTGGAGATGGCGGGTTGAGCTTTGTTGGGTTCCTCGGGAGTGCAATTTCACGGCGGACTGGTTGGCGAAGCGTGGGTCTCTCCTTACTTCTCCGGGTTTCATAGCATAGAGCGTCCTCCTCCAGGATTTGAAGTTCTTCTTTTGAAGGACTCTCTTAGCGTAATTTAGTTTCTTTGTTTTGTTGGCACTttttcgatgtataaaaaaaaatcgaaTAAAGGGAGTCTTAAAGATTTCTTATTTGACATGACTAGAGGGAAGATGCTAGTGTTAGTATTGAGCATTCCAAAACCATCAACCCTGAAGAGATCACAAGCCAAGCAGATATTCTCATATGTGCTGCTGACCATCCAAACTTGGATAGGACTTAGGAGGGGATAAAAGATGGTGTTGTAGTTATCGATGTTGGATTCAACAAAGTAGAGGTGAGTACATAATTTCACCAACTTGTTTACAGTATGCTACTTGAAAAGGGGcggttcccccccccccccccaagtgTTCTAAAGTTTGAGTGATTGCAACAGGATCCATATAACGATGGAGTTTATACAAGGGTTGGAGATGTTTGTTATGAAGAAGTCAAAGAAGTTGCCTCTGCTATTACACCGGTTCCGGGAGGAACAGGCCCTATGACCATAGCAATGCTTCTCCAAAATACGCTCCACGCTGCAAAAGAGACTCACAAATTCAAATTACTGTATACCTGCCATCAAGTTTTGTTTTGGAAGTCTTGAATTTTGGTTTTATTTCATGAGAATCCATCTACTTTCTCACAAGTTGAAGTTTTAATTTAATGACACATTTTTAATTCATGGTTTGATTTGTGCCATTTATAGTGCAAATATGTGCAGGGGCAGTTAGTACTTGCTTATTTTATAAAAGGTAAACTCAATATGTTATAATATATATGGTCAAATATGTTTTTTATCCCTTACTTTTACACTTGAATCTAAACTGGTCCTTGGAAAAAAAttgctttaaaatgttattgaTTCATCTTTTCACAGTGATGTTTTACTTATGTTGAAATCAATATCCactcttctgcttcttctttttatcttttgttttgATGGATTTTTGGTATCATCATTTACATTTGACCTCACTTATTCGACTACATAAAGCTTTTTTAAAAGGACATGCATATGTGTGTGATATAAATTGAGTGCAATGAACAAATTTCTTTTTTGAACTTCGAACAAACTTTCTTCTCAATTCATAACAATTTTGTTTACTTTTCATCTCGAAGTAAATGTTAACCTCTGTTTAGACTAGTGCCAATAGATATCTAACCATAGTTTATGTCACATAAGGTGTGTTTGGATTTTCGTTAGTAACAGTTAAAAGTACTTTAGCTGAAAGCATCTCTCATTGAAGAAAATCCAAACACAAGCATAATATACCTGAAGAGGCGctcttaattttgttttatctaCCGTATAGCTAAATGACTCAATAGTAACATTgttctttatttaaaaaaaattaaatccaaTGTAATAGGGCTAAAGAAGAAGCACATATTCCAAACTCCGTTTAGGAAGCAAAAAATGATAGTAATTTACCATCTGGCTGTATCATATAGCAGAATTTATTCAAAGAATCACCATAAAGCTAATATTTGAGCCAGTTGTGAATGAACTTCACTCATGCAAGTCTAAAAACAGAAGCTTAGCGTCTCCCAGAAGCCACAGATTCAGAAGAGAAGAGGTTCTTCACTCGTGAAAGAACTGAATCTTGTGCAGGATCATAAGGGTGGTCTTTGGAGGGAATCTCCAATATTGCAGGAACAGGCTTGTTGTAGCTATCAACTAGAAACCTTATCATATTTGCAACCTGCATAATGAAACAGTAACACcattgaattttcaaaattttcatgagGGGAGCAGGGGCAGATTTCTTGTAATAAGGCAATCACTGTATGCTTATTTTGGCACAATGAGAATGGTTTTGGAAGTTTCATTAACAAATATGCTGATCATTTTGATTCAGCAATGAACAGCAGTTTTGGTTTGAAATACATAGCATAACAGCCCAAGGCATTTATAGTTttttatactaataaaaaataaatcaaaggaTACATGAGTAACTTACATATTGACTTATCAACACTATTGCAATATCTTCCCTTGTTGTGAACTCTTTGAATGCATCTTCAATTTGTTTGACAGTTGTTTCTGAAAATGACAACCCAAGAGAAATAACAAAATAAGCACAGTATGGTACTAACATTACTACCAATTGAAATTTTCAACAACAGAGAAGAAAGTCATTTTTCTGAATAAAAAGGCAAAGAAGAGGAGGTTGGCAACCAGTGTACTTAATAAGACTTAATAAATAGAAATCTCTTTTAACATTGAAGAAGGAAGAGAACCGCCTATACTTGCATAGCCGATCCCAAGCCCGGGTGAAGGATGAGGGTTGTGTTAGGCATTCGGTAGCCAACGTAAAACTAGTTGATCTCTTTAATATGGATAAAACACTACTATTTAAGAAGGAAGAGAATCACCGAATTTAATGCACAAATTACTCAATCACAATCTGAAATCAGtaagtatataatttttttaaaaagaaatggAAGAACAGTGACATACTTGAATCCACAATGAGATAATTTGTCTTCCTTCGCAAGTCAACATTACCCACTCCAGCCAGCAGAAACCCAACCACAGTGTCCTGTGTAACAGTTCATACTGTTGTTGTTAGGCTTCAGTATATATCTAAGATATTTAAAATCAGAGCACACTGTCAGAAAAATACTGAAATAGGATACAGTGATGAATGTATGAGACATTCATTTCTTGATTTGTCTAGGTCTAGGCTGGCGAATGATGATATATATTCatatatctaataaaatcacgaATAATCATCTCCATCTTCACATCATTGCTAACTTGAATCATATTAGCTAAGGATAGCATCATGTATGATTAATACAACCAGAAATTAGGAGACTGTCAAATTTAAGTTTATGAAACTTTAATGTGTTCCCATGATATTTTTTGCAAATCATCTGATGCTCATCAACCCAACAAATTTGATTTCGAAACAGGCTCATCTCAACAAAGACTGATAACAAAAATCAAAAATTGAATTTCTCTTCTACTTcctgaaaaattaaaaatatatacttTTCCTTTGGTAGAAACAATAGAAATGACAACTTGAACCCATGACTGTCATCCAAGCCCCTACCCAACCTCCGTAACTAAGCCAGAAGGATGGCTTACACAGTTACACATTAAACATTGGAGGATAGAGAACCAAAGAAAAGTTGCAAcaaaaatcattcaggccttcTAAAGTCACAGAAATGTCATTCTTACCTCATCTGCAATCATAGCAATGAGTGCGGAATTATTTGTCCGAATTTGAGCTTTGTTGGCCATTTAATTTGAGTGATGGTGCTAAACAAGACAAAGGAGGGAAGATAAAGAAAAGATATAATAATCAGTATTAGAATATACATAATATGTTTAGTAAAGAGAAGTTCAGAAATGGACAGTAAAGCCTTTGACGAAACAAAAGATGCAACCGCACAAAACTGAGCAtcttataatatttaaaaacatGCAGTGCAAGGAAAAAACCTAATATCAGATGTTTTTATACATAATCAGCTCTAGGCCTTAGCAGACAAGTGCTGAACACAGCCAGAAGGCAGTACTTTGAATTCTAACTATGGAGTGTTGAGAGTCATGGCAACAGGCAACAGCCACATAGAATATTGGGAGAAAGTGAAAGGAGaatctaaaatttaatgaaTGAATATGCTGTGTAGAAGAAGCCAATCATGTGGCAAATATAGAGCATGAGAAAGTAACTACATAATAACCAACCTATAGAGTATTGACCAAGGAAACTAATCTAATTTCTCACCAAGCTAACCAACATCTAATCACACTCCAGCTCTGG
This is a stretch of genomic DNA from Lotus japonicus ecotype B-129 chromosome 1, LjGifu_v1.2. It encodes these proteins:
- the LOC130730577 gene encoding V-type proton ATPase subunit F-like, giving the protein MANKAQIRTNNSALIAMIADEDTVVGFLLAGVGNVDLRRKTNYLIVDSKTTVKQIEDAFKEFTTREDIAIVLISQYVANMIRFLVDSYNKPVPAILEIPSKDHPYDPAQDSVLSRVKNLFSSESVASGRR